The Leucobacter chromiiresistens genome window below encodes:
- a CDS encoding MazG nucleotide pyrophosphohydrolase domain-containing protein — MRTDAAGDPRPFDALLATVRRLVAPGGCAWHEAQTHESLTQFLVEETAELIDAIERQLPPSEIQSELGDVLYQVLFHAAIAERDGEGYEFDGIASTLNEKLVRRHPHVFGDRGYMTVEELHAEWERLKEDAAGEDRGSRGPLEGIPAGMPTLARAAKVIERLKRAGLIDPGAGDAYPEDPLAALIGPDEQRLAEFGIGDAMLAMLMRANRAGVDPDRALRLAVDRLTARVLHDEG; from the coding sequence ATGAGGACCGACGCAGCCGGTGACCCACGTCCGTTCGATGCGCTCCTCGCCACGGTGCGCAGGCTGGTCGCCCCCGGGGGGTGCGCCTGGCACGAGGCGCAGACGCACGAATCGCTCACCCAGTTCCTCGTCGAGGAGACGGCGGAGCTCATCGATGCGATCGAGCGGCAGCTGCCCCCGTCGGAGATCCAGTCCGAGCTCGGCGACGTGCTCTACCAGGTGCTCTTCCACGCGGCGATCGCCGAGCGGGACGGCGAGGGCTACGAGTTCGACGGCATCGCCTCGACGCTGAACGAGAAGCTCGTGCGCCGGCACCCGCACGTCTTCGGCGACCGCGGGTACATGACCGTCGAGGAGCTGCACGCCGAGTGGGAGCGGCTGAAGGAGGACGCGGCGGGGGAGGACCGGGGATCGCGCGGCCCGCTCGAGGGGATCCCGGCGGGCATGCCGACGCTCGCGCGCGCGGCGAAGGTGATCGAGCGGTTGAAGCGCGCGGGCCTGATCGACCCCGGGGCCGGTGACGCGTACCCCGAGGATCCGCTCGCCGCGCTCATCGGGCCCGACGAGCAGCGGCTCGCCGAGTTCGGCATCGGCGACGCGATGCTCGCGATGCTGATGCGGGCGAACCGCGCGGGCGTGGATCCCGATCGTGCACTGCGGCTCGCCGTCGACCGGCTCACCGCGCGCGTGCTCCACGACGAGGGGTGA
- a CDS encoding LuxR C-terminal-related transcriptional regulator, with protein sequence MNYLRKWGDAMQRMDDEHAQRILSDAVVEFARATRFDIAFGGLERAGDAVLSAVSGAEHGRLEGLRVRADRGLGGRALRERRPRIAVDYVGSRQITHEYDAHVRGEGIVGLFAMPVLVDGAPRAVLYGGWRGAAGPSGSFVREAAGVARDLSRELRIEDEVVRRLERRHGGSGRTGVGSSALPGSPVSPGSLVSQGSPVAPGPPVSPGSPVSLPPPTVEALRTVHAELRGALAESSLPHLRHRLRAIEHRLTALAAPPAGPGARRAPDAPHDAAATVRLSPREIDTLAQVALGATNAEVGRTLGLAENTVKSYLGAAMTKLDASTRHAAVSRARALGLLL encoded by the coding sequence GTGAACTACCTCCGAAAGTGGGGAGATGCGATGCAGCGGATGGATGACGAGCACGCCCAGCGGATCCTGAGCGATGCGGTCGTCGAGTTCGCCCGTGCCACGCGGTTCGACATCGCGTTCGGCGGCCTGGAGCGGGCCGGAGACGCCGTGCTGAGCGCCGTGTCGGGTGCCGAGCACGGACGCCTCGAGGGGCTGCGGGTGCGCGCCGACCGCGGTCTCGGCGGCCGCGCGCTCCGGGAGCGGAGGCCCCGCATCGCCGTCGACTACGTGGGCAGCCGCCAGATCACGCACGAGTACGACGCCCACGTGCGCGGCGAGGGCATCGTCGGCCTCTTCGCGATGCCGGTGCTCGTCGACGGCGCCCCGCGCGCCGTGCTCTACGGCGGATGGCGCGGGGCCGCGGGGCCGTCGGGATCGTTCGTGCGCGAGGCCGCGGGCGTCGCGCGGGATCTCTCGCGCGAGCTCCGCATCGAGGACGAGGTGGTGCGGCGTCTCGAGCGCCGGCACGGCGGCTCGGGCCGCACCGGCGTCGGCTCATCCGCGCTGCCGGGCTCGCCCGTCTCTCCTGGCTCGCTCGTCTCTCAGGGCTCGCCGGTCGCGCCGGGCCCGCCCGTCTCGCCTGGCTCGCCCGTCTCCCTCCCCCCTCCGACCGTCGAGGCGCTGCGCACCGTTCACGCCGAGCTGCGCGGGGCGCTCGCGGAATCGTCGCTGCCGCACCTGCGCCACCGGCTGCGCGCGATCGAGCACCGCCTCACGGCTCTCGCGGCGCCGCCCGCGGGCCCCGGCGCGCGGCGCGCCCCGGACGCTCCGCATGACGCCGCGGCAACGGTGCGGCTGTCTCCGCGCGAGATCGACACGCTCGCCCAGGTCGCGCTCGGGGCCACGAACGCCGAGGTCGGCCGCACCCTCGGGCTCGCCGAGAACACCGTCAAGAGCTACCTCGGGGCCGCCATGACGAAGCTCGACGCGTCGACCCGGCACGCGGCGGTGTCGCGCGCTCGCGCGCTGGGGCTGCTGCTGTAG
- a CDS encoding DUF485 domain-containing protein yields the protein MTESADPYDAQRDPIDYVAFQARPEFHELKHRFRRFVFPLAAAFMLWFLLYVVLAAFAHDFMAAPMLGMNVGLWFGLAQFVTTFAITMAYVRFANRRLDPRTTALRAELEAMEGGR from the coding sequence GTGACCGAATCAGCAGACCCGTACGACGCGCAGCGTGATCCGATCGATTACGTCGCGTTCCAGGCCCGGCCCGAGTTCCACGAGCTGAAACACCGCTTCCGGCGATTCGTGTTCCCGCTCGCGGCGGCGTTCATGCTCTGGTTCCTGCTCTACGTGGTGCTCGCCGCCTTCGCGCACGACTTCATGGCGGCCCCCATGCTCGGCATGAACGTCGGGCTGTGGTTCGGCCTGGCGCAGTTCGTCACGACGTTCGCGATCACCATGGCCTACGTGCGGTTCGCCAACCGCCGCCTCGACCCGCGCACCACGGCGCTCCGCGCCGAGCTCGAGGCAATGGAGGGCGGCCGATGA
- a CDS encoding solute symporter family protein — MNATILPAEQTGAEQNPVLNIAIFLVFVAVTMVIVIRASRSNKSAADFYAGGRSFSGRQNGVAIAGDYLSAASFLGIVGAIAINGYDGFLYSIGFLVAWLVALLLVAELMRNTAKFTMADVLSFRLQQRPVRMAAALTTLAVSFFYLLAQMAGAGGLVSLLLGVNDALGQSLVIAVVGVVMICYVLIGGMKGTTWVQIIKAVLLIAGAGAMTIWVLALKGFNFSAVLDAAVNHPENANGAAILAPGLQYGANPIDFVSLALALVLGTAGLPHVLMRFYTVPTAKDARKSVVWAIWLIGIFYLFTLVLGYGAGALVGPETIAEAPGGQNSAAPLLAAELGGPLLLGFISAVAFATILAVVAGLTITASASFAHDIYNSVLKKGRASAKQEVKVARITTLVIGAAAILGGIGVQGQNVAFLVALAFAVAASANLPTILYSLFWSKFTTRGAVWSMVGGLLSAVVLIALSPVVSGSETAMLGPDVDFAVFPLQNPGIVSIPLGFLLGWLGSVTSSRKESKRLAAEMEVRALTGYGAEPPVQH, encoded by the coding sequence ATGAACGCCACGATCCTGCCCGCGGAGCAGACCGGCGCCGAGCAGAACCCCGTGCTCAACATCGCCATCTTCCTCGTCTTCGTCGCGGTGACGATGGTCATCGTGATCCGCGCGAGCCGCAGCAACAAGAGCGCCGCCGACTTCTACGCCGGCGGCCGCTCGTTCTCCGGTCGGCAGAACGGCGTCGCCATCGCGGGCGACTACCTCTCGGCCGCCTCGTTCCTCGGCATCGTGGGCGCGATCGCCATCAACGGGTACGACGGGTTCCTCTACTCCATCGGCTTCCTCGTCGCCTGGCTCGTCGCCCTGCTGCTCGTCGCCGAGCTCATGCGCAACACCGCGAAGTTCACGATGGCCGATGTGCTCTCGTTCCGGCTGCAGCAGCGGCCGGTGCGCATGGCGGCGGCACTCACGACCCTCGCCGTCTCGTTCTTCTACCTGCTCGCGCAGATGGCCGGCGCCGGCGGGCTCGTGTCGCTGCTGCTCGGCGTGAACGACGCGCTCGGCCAGTCGCTCGTGATCGCCGTCGTCGGCGTCGTCATGATCTGCTACGTGCTCATCGGCGGCATGAAGGGCACGACGTGGGTGCAGATCATCAAGGCGGTGCTGCTCATCGCCGGCGCCGGAGCCATGACCATCTGGGTGCTCGCACTCAAGGGCTTCAACTTCTCCGCCGTGCTCGACGCCGCCGTCAACCACCCCGAGAACGCCAACGGCGCCGCGATCCTCGCCCCCGGCCTGCAGTACGGGGCGAACCCGATCGACTTCGTCTCCCTCGCGCTCGCCCTCGTGCTCGGCACCGCCGGCCTGCCGCACGTGCTCATGCGCTTCTACACGGTGCCGACGGCGAAAGACGCCCGCAAGTCGGTGGTGTGGGCGATCTGGCTGATCGGCATCTTCTACCTCTTCACCCTGGTGCTCGGCTACGGTGCGGGCGCGCTCGTCGGCCCCGAGACGATCGCCGAAGCCCCCGGCGGGCAGAACTCCGCGGCCCCGCTCCTCGCCGCAGAGCTCGGCGGCCCGCTGCTGCTCGGATTCATCTCGGCCGTCGCCTTCGCCACCATCCTCGCCGTCGTCGCGGGCCTCACCATCACGGCCTCCGCCTCGTTCGCGCACGACATCTACAACAGCGTGCTCAAGAAGGGCCGCGCCTCGGCGAAGCAGGAGGTGAAGGTGGCCCGGATCACGACGCTCGTGATCGGCGCCGCGGCGATCCTCGGCGGCATCGGCGTGCAGGGGCAGAACGTCGCCTTCCTCGTCGCTCTCGCGTTCGCGGTCGCCGCGTCGGCGAACCTGCCGACGATTCTGTACTCGCTCTTCTGGTCGAAGTTCACCACGCGGGGCGCCGTGTGGTCGATGGTCGGCGGCCTGCTGTCGGCGGTCGTGCTCATCGCCCTCTCGCCCGTCGTCTCGGGGAGCGAGACCGCGATGCTCGGCCCCGACGTCGACTTCGCGGTCTTCCCGCTGCAGAACCCCGGCATCGTGTCGATCCCGCTCGGCTTCCTGCTCGGCTGGCTGGGGTCGGTGACGAGCTCGCGCAAGGAGTCGAAGCGGCTGGCGGCCGAGATGGAGGTGCGCGCGCTCACCGGCTACGGAGCCGAACCGCCGGTGCAGCACTGA
- the hisS gene encoding histidine--tRNA ligase, whose protein sequence is MAQPVNPPRGMRDFLPADKARREHALGIIRSVYRSHGFDEIETPVVEDYARLHAGLGGDNEKLSFSILKRGIRPEALAAAAEAGAAEQLADLGLRFDLTVPLTRFFASHRAELPPVFRSIQIAPVWRAERPQKGRYRQFVQADIDIIGEAGLLAEIELITATSQALAALGLDGCVIRVNDRRILFGLLAHCGFAPETHDRALITIDKLDKIGAAGVVEELREIDGDAAERIGAVLAVVEPALGADGAGVGIPLTREAIAGVLPEGAAEDGVANLVALGEALEGGLPAGVAVRFDPTLVRGMGYYTGTIFEVAHPGSGSSVGGGGRYDGMVGRFLGQDVPAVGFSIGFERVVDLLTLPESTGPEAVALIADADVELADLLALKRALVDRGHRVRLEKRQKNMKTLLARIAGEGFARVANVRAGVRDADALEFRDLAD, encoded by the coding sequence ATGGCCCAACCCGTGAACCCGCCGCGCGGCATGCGCGATTTCCTCCCCGCTGACAAGGCGCGTCGCGAGCACGCGCTGGGGATCATCAGGAGCGTGTACCGCTCGCACGGTTTCGATGAGATCGAGACCCCGGTGGTCGAGGACTACGCGCGGCTGCACGCGGGGCTCGGCGGCGACAACGAGAAGCTCAGCTTCTCGATCCTGAAGCGCGGCATCAGGCCCGAGGCGCTCGCCGCAGCCGCGGAGGCCGGCGCCGCGGAGCAGCTGGCCGACCTGGGGCTGCGCTTCGACCTGACGGTCCCGCTCACCCGCTTCTTCGCCTCGCACCGCGCCGAGCTGCCGCCGGTGTTCCGCTCGATCCAGATCGCGCCGGTCTGGCGGGCGGAGCGGCCCCAGAAGGGGCGGTACCGCCAGTTCGTGCAGGCCGACATCGACATCATCGGCGAGGCCGGCCTGCTGGCCGAGATCGAGCTCATCACCGCGACCTCGCAGGCGCTCGCCGCGCTCGGACTCGACGGCTGCGTGATCCGCGTCAACGACCGCCGCATCCTGTTCGGTCTGCTCGCGCACTGCGGCTTCGCGCCGGAGACGCACGACCGCGCCCTCATCACGATCGACAAGCTCGACAAGATCGGCGCGGCCGGCGTCGTCGAGGAGCTGCGCGAGATCGACGGCGATGCCGCCGAGCGCATCGGCGCGGTGCTGGCGGTGGTCGAGCCGGCGCTCGGCGCCGACGGCGCCGGGGTCGGGATCCCGCTCACCCGCGAGGCGATCGCGGGGGTGCTGCCCGAGGGGGCCGCCGAAGACGGCGTCGCGAACCTCGTCGCCCTGGGCGAGGCGCTCGAGGGCGGCCTGCCCGCGGGAGTGGCCGTGCGCTTCGATCCGACGCTCGTGCGCGGCATGGGCTACTACACCGGAACGATCTTCGAGGTGGCGCACCCGGGCTCGGGCAGCTCCGTTGGCGGCGGCGGCCGGTACGACGGCATGGTCGGCCGCTTCCTGGGGCAGGACGTGCCCGCCGTCGGCTTCTCGATCGGCTTCGAGCGCGTCGTCGACCTGCTGACCCTGCCCGAGTCGACGGGACCGGAGGCGGTGGCGCTCATCGCCGACGCCGACGTCGAGCTGGCGGATCTGCTCGCGCTGAAGCGCGCCCTCGTCGACCGCGGCCACCGCGTGCGCCTCGAGAAGCGGCAGAAGAACATGAAGACGCTGCTCGCCCGCATCGCCGGCGAGGGGTTCGCGCGCGTCGCGAACGTGCGCGCCGGTGTGCGCGACGCCGACGCGCTCGAGTTCCGCGATCTCGCTGACTGA
- the eno gene encoding phosphopyruvate hydratase, whose product MAFIDAVIAREILDSRGNPTVEVEVGLTDDSVGRAAVPSGASTGAFEAYELRDGDKDRYLGKGVTKAVDAVFDELAPAIEGFAADDQRVIDQVLRDVDGTPNKQRVGANSILGVSLAVAHAAAASAELPLYRYLGGPNASTLPVPLMNIINGGAHADTGVDIQEFMAVPLGAETFSEGLRWGVEVYHALKALLNEKNLSTGLGDEGGFAPDLPTNAEALDLIVEAIRRAGLEPGRDVAVALDVASSEFHQDGLYQFEGQARTAAEMTAYYADLLDRYPLVSIEDPLDESDWEGWKHLTDELGARVQLVGDDLFVTNPERLADGIAKGVANSLLVKVNQIGTLTETFDAVQLAQRAGYTAVMSHRSGETEDVTIADLAVATDCGQIKTGAPARSDRVAKYNQLLRIEEELGGAARYAGRGAFPRFTA is encoded by the coding sequence GTGGCATTTATCGACGCAGTGATCGCCCGAGAGATTCTCGATTCGCGTGGCAACCCGACCGTCGAGGTCGAGGTCGGCCTGACCGACGACTCCGTCGGCCGCGCCGCGGTGCCGTCGGGAGCCTCCACCGGGGCGTTCGAGGCCTACGAGCTGCGCGACGGCGACAAGGATCGCTACCTGGGCAAGGGCGTCACGAAGGCCGTCGACGCGGTGTTCGACGAGCTCGCCCCCGCGATCGAGGGCTTCGCGGCCGACGACCAGCGGGTCATCGACCAGGTGCTCCGCGACGTCGACGGCACGCCGAACAAGCAGCGCGTCGGCGCGAACTCGATCCTCGGCGTCAGCCTCGCGGTCGCGCACGCGGCCGCGGCCTCCGCCGAGCTGCCCCTCTACCGCTACCTGGGCGGCCCGAACGCGAGCACCCTTCCGGTGCCGCTCATGAACATCATCAACGGCGGGGCGCACGCCGACACCGGCGTCGACATCCAGGAGTTCATGGCGGTGCCGCTCGGCGCCGAGACCTTCTCCGAGGGCCTGCGCTGGGGCGTCGAGGTCTACCACGCCCTCAAGGCGCTCCTCAACGAGAAGAACCTCTCCACGGGCCTGGGCGACGAGGGCGGCTTCGCCCCCGACCTCCCGACCAACGCCGAGGCGCTCGACCTGATCGTCGAGGCCATCCGCCGCGCCGGTCTCGAGCCGGGGCGAGACGTCGCCGTCGCGCTCGACGTGGCGTCCTCCGAGTTCCACCAGGACGGCCTATACCAGTTCGAGGGGCAGGCGCGCACGGCCGCCGAGATGACCGCGTACTACGCGGATCTGCTCGACCGCTACCCGCTCGTGTCGATCGAGGATCCGCTCGACGAGAGCGATTGGGAGGGGTGGAAGCACCTCACCGACGAACTCGGTGCGCGCGTGCAGCTCGTCGGCGACGATCTCTTCGTCACCAACCCGGAGCGCCTCGCCGACGGCATCGCGAAGGGCGTCGCGAACTCGCTGCTCGTCAAGGTGAACCAGATCGGCACCCTCACCGAGACGTTCGACGCCGTGCAGCTCGCGCAGCGCGCGGGGTACACCGCGGTCATGTCGCACCGCTCGGGCGAGACCGAGGACGTGACGATCGCCGACCTCGCCGTGGCCACCGACTGCGGCCAGATCAAGACCGGTGCGCCCGCACGTTCCGATCGCGTCGCGAAGTACAACCAGCTGCTCCGCATCGAGGAAGAGCTCGGCGGCGCCGCGCGCTACGCCGGCCGCGGCGCCTTCCCGCGCTTCACCGCCTGA
- a CDS encoding FtsB family cell division protein yields the protein MKGWIDDVGTWASSLRFSGFTVVVVVLVLAGIAIVSPSLSTFVQQRREIAELRESVRQSQEAVNEIDAERAKWKDPVYVRSQARDRLFYVMPGETQVNVIDDIVMPIESDEEPDPELSRIPTNWARNLSASFLSAGTTDAPPADAPTGADPAPTDPSTDPADPESPPAPAEETPQ from the coding sequence GTGAAGGGCTGGATCGACGACGTCGGAACGTGGGCGTCGAGCCTGCGCTTCAGCGGCTTCACCGTGGTCGTCGTCGTTCTGGTGCTCGCCGGCATCGCGATCGTGAGCCCCAGCCTGTCGACGTTCGTGCAGCAGCGGCGCGAGATCGCCGAGTTGCGCGAGAGCGTGCGGCAGAGCCAGGAGGCCGTCAACGAGATCGACGCCGAGCGGGCGAAGTGGAAGGATCCCGTCTACGTGCGGTCGCAGGCGCGCGACCGGCTGTTCTACGTGATGCCGGGGGAGACCCAGGTGAACGTGATCGACGACATCGTCATGCCGATCGAATCGGACGAGGAGCCCGATCCCGAACTCTCGCGCATCCCGACCAACTGGGCGCGCAACCTCTCGGCGTCGTTCCTCAGCGCGGGCACCACGGACGCGCCGCCCGCCGACGCTCCCACCGGAGCCGACCCAGCACCCACCGACCCGTCGACCGATCCGGCCGATCCCGAGTCGCCCCCAGCCCCCGCCGAGGAGACCCCGCAATGA
- a CDS encoding DUF501 domain-containing protein, whose product MTRPPYPAPTEADIAAVSEQLGREARGVIGIAARAADGSPAVVATAPRLPDGSPFPTFYYLCHPEAVAAASRLEAAGVMNEFNELLASDETVREQYRRAHEQFIADRDSVGEVPEVAGVSSGGMPTRVKCLHALMGHALAAGPGVNPIGDLALERSGWRG is encoded by the coding sequence ATGACCCGCCCGCCCTATCCCGCACCGACCGAAGCCGACATCGCGGCGGTCTCCGAGCAGCTGGGGCGCGAAGCCCGCGGCGTCATCGGCATCGCGGCGCGCGCCGCCGACGGATCGCCCGCCGTCGTGGCCACCGCGCCGCGCCTGCCCGACGGCTCGCCGTTCCCGACCTTCTACTACCTCTGCCACCCCGAGGCCGTCGCTGCTGCGTCGCGTCTCGAGGCCGCCGGCGTGATGAACGAGTTCAACGAACTGCTCGCGTCGGACGAGACCGTGCGCGAGCAGTACCGGCGCGCGCACGAGCAGTTCATCGCCGATCGCGACAGCGTGGGCGAGGTGCCCGAGGTGGCCGGCGTCAGCTCGGGAGGCATGCCGACGCGCGTCAAGTGCCTCCACGCACTCATGGGTCACGCCCTCGCGGCGGGCCCCGGCGTCAACCCGATCGGCGATCTCGCGCTCGAGCGCAGCGGCTGGAGGGGCTGA